A stretch of DNA from Paenarthrobacter aurescens TC1:
TCGAGCAGGGTCTCGGCCTCATCAATCAGGTCATCACCCAGAAGAACGGCGAACGGCTCGTTGCCTACGTGCTGTTTGGCGCATAGGACGGCGTGGCCCAGGCCCTTTGCTTCGCCCTGGCGAACGTAGTGAATGGGACCCAGCTCTGCGGCGTACTGAATCGACTCGAGGCGGTCTTTGTCGCCTTTAAGTTCCAGTACACGCTCGAGGCCGGGCGCGCGGTCGAAGTGGTCCTCAAGTGCTCGCTTGCTCCGCCCGGTAATCATCAGGACGTCGTCGAGGCCTGCCTTGATGGCCTCCTCTACTACGTACTGGATGGCTGGCCGGTCAACTACCGGCAGCATCTCCTTCGGCATTGCCTTGGTGGCGGGCAGGAAGCGAGTTCCCAATCCGGCAGCAGGAATAACGGCTTTGGTTACAGTTTTCCCCTTAGTCATAGCTGAACCCTACAAACGGATGCGGCAATGTGACAATTTTGAAGCCGAAAATTTGGAGGCACCTTTTCACACCGGCAACAACTGTCACTCTATACGCAGCGTGGCTTAGTAACGGAATCCGCTAAACCAACCGGCACGGCTTGGATTAGAACAAATCTTTATCTAAACTCGGATCCCACTCGTGAGATTTTAGTCACACCTAGAGCTTTGATGGACAAGGTCCCCTTCTGGTGCCTTGTCCTGCATTGACCTCACTGCGCATACATCCACGCGCGGCGCAGCGGAGGCGCCTGACCTGCGGTGATGGTGGCTTGACATGCGAAACTGCGCTGCCCTGAGGAAATGTTGAGCATTAGCATGCGATTTGACGAGATCTTGATCAAGGGCAAAGAAAATGTTGAGGGGCGCCTGATTAGCTGGATTTGTAGTCGCCCGTGGAGCTGGTGATTGCATGAAGGGTTTGAATGATTCTTCTGTTTTCTTGGTCGTTAAGAAACATGCAGCAGAGGGACGCTTGAGCGCTATTGGGAAAGCAAGTAGTGCTGCTAAGAAAAATAGAGTACTCGCTACTCGTGCGGACTCCTGCTGTCTTGTTTGTAATTGGTTTGCCGATTTTCGGCCTCCTTTGCGGGGGTCGGTATCTGCCGGAGTCGACGGCGGAAGCTAGCCCCTTGAGACCGGGTTGGCCCCCCAGCCCGCGGTCGACTCCCCTTCCGTGTTCACTTCCAGCGTTCCGTCCAGTTTCGATTGCAAAAACTAACGCCTGCCGCGTCTCAATCATCGAAGAGAGACCGGCGGGCGTTTCCATGCCCGCAGGCAAACCGCGACCGCGGTTCAGCTGAAGGCCCCCGCCCCATGCCCGCCCGACCGCCTTAGCCTGTCCCAGAGGAAAGAACCAAATCTTTTGAAGTCCTTGTTACAAGATTCGTATACCCGTCAGATGTCCATGGTCATTGTCGTAGGACTAGTGTTGTCGGCTCTTGTACCGTTCGTGGTTCAACTCTTTCCTGCCGGCACAGACCTTCCCGTTCTCGCCGCAGCCGTGCTTCCTTTCCTGCTGGCCCTCGCCCTGATCATCAAGCCCGGCATTGTCGGGCCGGACCGCGCCGCGGATGGCCCCGCAACTGAGCGTTTGGGGGCGGCCCTCCTCCTGTACCTCTCCCCCGTGCTCCTGTTGAACGTTGTCTATCCGCTGGTCAGCCCTTCCATGGCCGCCGTGGACATCGACGGGGTGCCGCTGACGCTGGTGGTGCTGGCCTCATCCATTACCGTGCCCTGGATGGCCCAGGCGGCATGCCTTCCCATTTACCGGGTACTTGGGGATCTCATGGCCGAACGGAACCTCGAAGAGATCACGCGGAGGTTCTGCCAGCACTGGCCCACGATATTGGTCCAGTCCCTGCCCCTGATTGCGGTGTTTGCTGTACCCATGTGGTTGGCAACGGGCTGGTCCGCCACAGTGATGATCGATTACGCAGTCCTTTGTGTCCTGCATCTGATCTTCGTCCAGTCACTTGTTCTCGCCAACGTCGCAAACCGCCGCGGCCTTTGGGCCATCGCCTGGTCAGGCTACGCTGCCGCCCTCTTTATAGCTCCCACCATGTGGTGGCTTCCGCCCTTGGTCGGGACCGTCACGCAGGTGCTGGCAATGCGCTCCGGCCTTCGTTACCTGGGTTTTGCCCAACGTCTGAGCATGCGCGTCTTCGGCATGGATCTGGTCCGGGGCCTCCTTATGGGCGCAGTCCTGTGGGCCGACAAGTTCGCCCTGTTCCTGGCATCCAAAGGCGACTTTCAGGTAGTCGCCGTGTTCGCCGCCATGCTGCCAGCCGTTGTTGCCTACAACTTCTACTTCGTCCATCTGGCCCCAGGGGTGGATCGTGCTCTCCACGGCATGCACCGTGATATTGCCGAAGCCCCCATCGGCTCACTTAAGGGCAGTTCCCGGCGGCTCACCCGTGTTGTCGACCGGTCCGTACTGCTCACCGGAGCGATCGCAGCACTGCTGACACTGTCGGTCTCCCTTGTCATGGCAGGCGTTGATCCGCTGCACACACTGTTGGCGGTAGCCGCTGCCGCAGCATCCTGGGGATTTATGGTCCTGACGCTGCTGAGCTACGAACTGGATTTCATCGGCGAGAAGACCACACCACAGATCATTGGGGCAGTGCATCTCGCAATCTGCGTCCTCGCTTTTACTGCCGGCGGACTCTTCGGTCCCCTCACCGGCGCGGCCGGAAGTTACCTCCTGTTGGGGGCCGTGGACTTCGTTCTCATCGGCGTCGCATGGGTGCTTTACAAGCACCACTGGAGCCAACCGGAGTACACGCTCTTCTGGCGCCACGCCACCACCTGGTAACCCACCTGAACGCACGACATCGGCGAAGACTCTTCGCGCCCAAGCAATCTCAATGCCTCAATGCCTGAATGACTAAGGGGAAACATCTTGTATTCGACTGTTAAGCACTGGACCACTCAACGCAAGGACGTTCT
This window harbors:
- a CDS encoding putative integral membrane protein — its product is MLSALVPFVVQLFPAGTDLPVLAAAVLPFLLALALIIKPGIVGPDRAADGPATERLGAALLLYLSPVLLLNVVYPLVSPSMAAVDIDGVPLTLVVLASSITVPWMAQAACLPIYRVLGDLMAERNLEEITRRFCQHWPTILVQSLPLIAVFAVPMWLATGWSATVMIDYAVLCVLHLIFVQSLVLANVANRRGLWAIAWSGYAAALFIAPTMWWLPPLVGTVTQVLAMRSGLRYLGFAQRLSMRVFGMDLVRGLLMGAVLWADKFALFLASKGDFQVVAVFAAMLPAVVAYNFYFVHLAPGVDRALHGMHRDIAEAPIGSLKGSSRRLTRVVDRSVLLTGAIAALLTLSVSLVMAGVDPLHTLLAVAAAAASWGFMVLTLLSYELDFIGEKTTPQIIGAVHLAICVLAFTAGGLFGPLTGAAGSYLLLGAVDFVLIGVAWVLYKHHWSQPEYTLFWRHATTW